A window of the Gasterosteus aculeatus chromosome 21, fGasAcu3.hap1.1, whole genome shotgun sequence genome harbors these coding sequences:
- the LOC120811714 gene encoding sialoadhesin-like isoform X2: MADQSVRMVTAIVLHSVFFLSGSSAACSEVSALFITAPKEMEALSGSCLQIPCNFSAKSEEEFNSATTTFGVWIKIDSRFGRYPNNVIFNSSGTVTTYPMNFNGNLSQKNCSTLFSSLNTTYTDTYYFRVENWPFLATAACDPLQITVNDSPPKPRIEISGDLKEKESVSISCSASTPCPHSPPQLTWNLQPDSHHMMEENTDGTFTTRIQKSITLSHEHDGFIINCSARYPVNEGKDVKTSEERKTLSVSYAPKDTSVSISPSGRVSAGSRVNLTCSSRAKPPVSNFTWFKTSRDAPIKVSEGDFYSFNVTDGGVYYCVATNQLGDQTSSEIHLTIGGGVDYLLLGAVLGGIIGIIVLIGLVVFVWRLKSPHPTAHQSQNHTVEETVTTEEGDVHYGEINFSRLGPGPSSVLEQDGGQQEDTLYAQIRHAHR; encoded by the exons ATGGCCGACCAGTCTGTTAGGATGGTGACAGCCATCGTGTTGCACagtgtcttcttcctctcag GTTCTTCTGCTGCTTGTTCTGAGGTTTCAGCTCTATTTATCACTGCACCAAAAGAGATGGAAGCACTGAGTGGATCTTGTTTGCAAATTCCATGTAACTTCAGCGCTAAATCAGAAGAGGAATTCAACAGCgcaacaacaacatttggagTGTGGATCAAAATTGACTCTCGCTTTGGCCGTTATccaaataatgtgattttcaaCAGTAGTGGGACAGTTACCACATATCCGATGAATTTTAATGGAAACTTGAGTCAGAAAAACTGCTCCACTTTATTTTCCAGTTTAAACacaacatacacagacacatactACTTCAGGGTTGAGAACTGGCCATTTCTAGCAACAGCTGCTTGTGATCCTCTTCAAATAACAGTTAACG ATTCTCCCCCAAAGCCCAGGATTGAGATCTCAGGTGATCTGAAAGAGAAGGAGTCTGTCTCTATAAGCTGCTCAGCTTCCACTCCCTGtccacactctcctcctcaactCACCTGGAACCTCCAACCAGACTCTCACCACatgatggaggaaaacacagatgGAACCTTCACAACTAGAATCCAGAAGAGCATCACTCTGTCACATGAACATGATGGATTCATCATCAACTGTTCTGCCAGATAtcctgtgaatgaaggaaaagatgTAAAGAcgtcagaggagagaaagactctcagtgtttcat ATGCTCCCAAGGACACCTCAgtgtccatcagtccatcaggtCGGGTGTCAGCAGGTAGCCGGGTGAACCTGACCTGCTCCAGCAGAGCCAAACCTCCTGTGAGCAACTTCACCTGGTTCAAGACCAGCAGAGATGCACCAATCAAAGTATCTGAAGGAGACTTTTACAGCTTCAATGtcactgatggaggagtttaTTACTGTGTGGCCACCAATCAGCTTGGTGATCAAACATCATCAGAGATCCATCTGACTATAGGAG GTGGAGTTGATTATCTACTATTGGGTGCAGTTCTTGGAGGAATCATTGGGATCATCGTACTCATCGGCCTGGTTGTCTTCGTTTG GCGTTTGAAGTCTCCACATCCAACTGCACATCAGAGTCAG AATCACACCGTTGAAGAGACAGTGACAACAGAAGAAGGAGACGTCCACTATGGAGAGATTAACTTCTCGAGGCTCGGACCTGGACCGTCCTCGGTCTTGGAGCAGGACGGTGGACAGCAGGAGGACACGCTGTATGCGCAGATCAGGCACGCGCACAGATAG
- the LOC120811714 gene encoding sialoadhesin-like isoform X1 produces MADQSVRMVTAIVLHSVFFLSVCFTGSSAACSEVSALFITAPKEMEALSGSCLQIPCNFSAKSEEEFNSATTTFGVWIKIDSRFGRYPNNVIFNSSGTVTTYPMNFNGNLSQKNCSTLFSSLNTTYTDTYYFRVENWPFLATAACDPLQITVNDSPPKPRIEISGDLKEKESVSISCSASTPCPHSPPQLTWNLQPDSHHMMEENTDGTFTTRIQKSITLSHEHDGFIINCSARYPVNEGKDVKTSEERKTLSVSYAPKDTSVSISPSGRVSAGSRVNLTCSSRAKPPVSNFTWFKTSRDAPIKVSEGDFYSFNVTDGGVYYCVATNQLGDQTSSEIHLTIGGGVDYLLLGAVLGGIIGIIVLIGLVVFVWRLKSPHPTAHQSQNHTVEETVTTEEGDVHYGEINFSRLGPGPSSVLEQDGGQQEDTLYAQIRHAHR; encoded by the exons ATGGCCGACCAGTCTGTTAGGATGGTGACAGCCATCGTGTTGCACagtgtcttcttcctctcag TTTGTTTCACAGGTTCTTCTGCTGCTTGTTCTGAGGTTTCAGCTCTATTTATCACTGCACCAAAAGAGATGGAAGCACTGAGTGGATCTTGTTTGCAAATTCCATGTAACTTCAGCGCTAAATCAGAAGAGGAATTCAACAGCgcaacaacaacatttggagTGTGGATCAAAATTGACTCTCGCTTTGGCCGTTATccaaataatgtgattttcaaCAGTAGTGGGACAGTTACCACATATCCGATGAATTTTAATGGAAACTTGAGTCAGAAAAACTGCTCCACTTTATTTTCCAGTTTAAACacaacatacacagacacatactACTTCAGGGTTGAGAACTGGCCATTTCTAGCAACAGCTGCTTGTGATCCTCTTCAAATAACAGTTAACG ATTCTCCCCCAAAGCCCAGGATTGAGATCTCAGGTGATCTGAAAGAGAAGGAGTCTGTCTCTATAAGCTGCTCAGCTTCCACTCCCTGtccacactctcctcctcaactCACCTGGAACCTCCAACCAGACTCTCACCACatgatggaggaaaacacagatgGAACCTTCACAACTAGAATCCAGAAGAGCATCACTCTGTCACATGAACATGATGGATTCATCATCAACTGTTCTGCCAGATAtcctgtgaatgaaggaaaagatgTAAAGAcgtcagaggagagaaagactctcagtgtttcat ATGCTCCCAAGGACACCTCAgtgtccatcagtccatcaggtCGGGTGTCAGCAGGTAGCCGGGTGAACCTGACCTGCTCCAGCAGAGCCAAACCTCCTGTGAGCAACTTCACCTGGTTCAAGACCAGCAGAGATGCACCAATCAAAGTATCTGAAGGAGACTTTTACAGCTTCAATGtcactgatggaggagtttaTTACTGTGTGGCCACCAATCAGCTTGGTGATCAAACATCATCAGAGATCCATCTGACTATAGGAG GTGGAGTTGATTATCTACTATTGGGTGCAGTTCTTGGAGGAATCATTGGGATCATCGTACTCATCGGCCTGGTTGTCTTCGTTTG GCGTTTGAAGTCTCCACATCCAACTGCACATCAGAGTCAG AATCACACCGTTGAAGAGACAGTGACAACAGAAGAAGGAGACGTCCACTATGGAGAGATTAACTTCTCGAGGCTCGGACCTGGACCGTCCTCGGTCTTGGAGCAGGACGGTGGACAGCAGGAGGACACGCTGTATGCGCAGATCAGGCACGCGCACAGATAG